From a region of the Lactuca sativa cultivar Salinas chromosome 4, Lsat_Salinas_v11, whole genome shotgun sequence genome:
- the LOC111886171 gene encoding oligopeptide transporter 5: MDLQENHKQKPRPESEEVNDCPIEQVRLTVPITDDPTLPCLTFRTWFLGIISCGVLAFLNQFFGYRQNQLTVSSVVAQIVVLPVGRIMAASLPTKGITIPGTKWSFSLNPGPFNVKEHVLITILANAGSSSVYAVGIITIVKAFYHTEIHPLAALLLTQSTQLLGFGWAGLFRKFLVDSPYMWWPSTLVQVSLFRALHEEEKRAKGGLSRLQFFMIVIISSFSYYVVPNYLFQSITALSFVCWIWKDSFKAQQIGSGLKGFGIGAFGLDWATVASFLGSPLATPGFAMVNMLIGYVITFYIIIPVAYWNNWYEARRFPMYAFKTYNADGTKYNVSKVLNETSFSFNQAGYDEYGKVNLSILFVLAYGLSFATLAATVSHVLLFHGRTILEQTKASMRKSIGDVHTRLMKRNYDSVPQWWFHTLLVLVIGLALLTCEGFGRQLQLPYWGIILAIGLAAIFTLPVGVIVATTNQGVGLNVITELIIGYMYPGRPLANVVFKTYGDNSMWQAITFLQDFKLGHYMKIPPKSMFIVQLVGTIIASSVYFATSWWLLTTVEYICDPINLPKGSPWTCPGDDVFYNASIIWGLVGPQRMFGNLGLYSKMNYFFLFGILAPVPFWFLSRKFPEWKWPRLVNIPILINCPGPPAKAVNYNMWFAVGMFFNFVVYKRFKSWWARHNYILSAGLDAGVAFMAILCYLVLQNRNINGPEWWGLEVDDHCPLANCPSVPGINVPGCPVIQ; encoded by the exons atggatcttcaagaaaatcataaacaaaaaccACGTCCAGAATCTG AAGAGGTAAATGATTGTCCAATTGAGCAAGTTCGACTCACTGTCCCTATAACAGATGATCCAACACTTCCATGCTTAACTTTCAGAACATGGTTTTTAGGCATCATTTCTTGTGGTGTTCTTGCTTTCTTGAACCAGTTCTTTGGTTATCGCCAGAATCAACTAACAGTGTCCTCGGTTGTAGCACAAATCGTGGTTCTTCCTGTTGGAAGAATAATGGCAGCAAGTCTACCCACAAAAGGAATAACAATTCCAGGGACGAAATGGTCATTTTCATTGAATCCGGGACCTTTTAACGTAAAAGAGCATGTTCTTATTACTATATTAGCAAATGCGGGTTCGAGTTCGGTTTATGCAGTGGGGATTATCACTATTGTCAAAGCCTTTTACCACACTGAAATCCACCCTCTTGCAGCCTTGTTGCTTACCCAAAGTACTCAG CTTCTTGGATTCGGATGGGCTGGTCTTTTCCGGAAATTTTTAGTTGACTCTCCATATATGTGGTGGCCTTCAACTCTAGTTCAAGTCTCTCTCTTCAG ggcTTTGCATGAGGAAGAGAAGAGGGCAAAGGGGGGACTTTCAAGGCTGCAATTCTTCATGATTGTGATTATAAGTAGCTTTTCATACTACGTGGTTCCGAATTATCTCTTTCAATCCATCACAGCCCTCTCTTTCGTATGCTGGATATGGAAAGATTCCTTCAAAGCTCAACAAATTGGTTCTGGTCTTAAAGGTTTTGGAATCGGAGCTTTTGGTCTTGATTGGGCCACAGTTGCTTCTTTCCTAGGAAGCCCATTAGCCACCCCTGGATTCGCTATGGTGAATATGCTAATTGGCTATGTAATCACTTTTTACATAATAATTCCCGTAGCTTATTGGAATAACTGGTATGAAGCTAGACGATTTCCTATGTATGCTTTCAAGACATACAATGCTGATGGAACAAAGTACAATGTCTCTAAAGTTTTGAACGAAACATCTTTCTCCTTTAATCAAGCGGGATATGATGAATATGGAAAAGTCAACCTTAGTATCTTGTTTGTACTTGCTTATGGTCTAAGCTTTGCTACACTAGCTGCCACAGTATCCCATGTCCTTCTCTTCCATGGGAG GACAATTTTGGAACAAACGAAGGCGTCAATGAGGAAGAGTATTGGGGATGTGCATACAAGGTTGATGAAGAGAAACTATGATTCTGTCCCACAATGGTGGTTTCACACTCTTCTAGTATTAGTAATAGGACTTGCTTTGCTTACTTGTGAAGGATTTGGGAGGCAATTACAGCTTCCTTACTGGGGAATTATCTTAGCAATTGGTTTGGCTGCGATATTCACCTTGCCCGTTGGTGTTATTGTCGCTACCACAAACCAG GGAGTAGGTCTAAATGTGATCACAGAGCTAATCATAGGGTATATGTACCCGGGGAGGCCACTAGCAAATGTGGTGTTCAAAACCTATGGTGACAACAGCATGTGGCAAGCCATAACGTTTCTCCAAGATTTTAAGCTAGGCCATTATATGAAAATCCCACCCAAGTCCATGTTCATCGTTCAG ttggtagGTACAATCATCGCATCGTCAGTCTACTTTGCGACATCATGGTGGCTCCTAACAACAGTGGAATACATCTGTGACCCAATTAATCTACCGAAGGGAAGCCCATGGACATGCCCAGGAGATGATGTTTTCTACAACGCCTCAATTATATGGGGATTGGTGGGCCCACAACGTATGTTTGGGAACCTAGGGTTATACTCAAAGATGAATTACTTCTTTCTGTTTGGAATTCTTGCACCTGTGCCCTTTTGGTTCCTTTCTCGCAAGTTTCCAGAGTGGAAATGGCCGAGGCTTGTGAACATACCTATCCTTATAAACTGTCCAGGGCCACCAGCTAAAgcagtaaactataatatgtggTTTGCTGTGGGGATGTTCTTTAATTTTGTTGTTTATAAGAGGTTCAAGAGTTGGTGGGCAAGGCACAATTATATATTATCAGCTGGGCTTGATGCTGGTGTTGCATTCATGGCGattctttgctatttggtgttacAAAATAGGAATATTAATGGACCAGAGTGGTGGGGTTTGGAGGTAGATGATCATTGTCCATTGGCTAATTGTCCTTCTGTCCCTGGTATCAACGTTCCAGGTTGCCCTGTAATCCAATGA
- the LOC111886248 gene encoding oligopeptide transporter 5 isoform X1, with product MENLDSNMNIAEEVNDSPIEQVRLTVPITDDPTLPCLTFRTWFLGIISCSVLAFLNQFFGYRQNPLYISSVSAQILVLPIGRLMAATLPTKPIRVFRWSFSLNPGPFNLKEHVLITIFANSGSNSVYAVSIITIVKAFYRRRLNPIAAMLLTQTTQMLGYGWAGLFRKFLVDSPYMWWPANLVQVSLFRALHDEEKRPKRGMTRLQFFLIVLVSSFAYYIIPNYLFQSITAISFVCWIWKDSVKAQQIGSGLRGLGVGAIGLDWATVSAFLGSPLATPGFAIINILAGYIIVVYIMVPIAYWNNWYEAKRFPIYSSHVFDAQGGKYNVSRVLNSTTFSFDKQGYNDYSQIHLSIFFTFAYGLNFATLAATLSHVALFHGRTIWEQTTASFKDKFGDVHTRLMKKNYDPVPQWWFYSLLVLVIGLALLTCEGFGRQLQLPYWGVLLGIGLALLFTLPIGVITATTNMQPGLNVITELIIGYIYPGKPLANVAFKTYGYISMSQAIMFLQDFKLGHYMKIPPKSMFIVQLVGTIIASSVYFATSWWLLTTVEYICDPSMLPEGSPWTCPGDDVFYNASIIWGVVGPQRMFGNLGLYSKMNYFFLLGILAPFPVWFLSRKFPNRKWIRLINMPILISGPGGMPPTRAVNYNMWFAVGIFFNFVVYKKFKGWWARHNYILSAGLDAGVAFMAILCYFVLQIRDINGPKWWGMEIDDHCPLAGCPTAPGINVEGCPQVH from the exons ATGGAGAATCTTGATAGCAATATGAATATTG CAGAAGAGGTGAATGATTCTCCAATTGAGCAAGTGAGACTAACAGTTCCAATCACAGATGATCCAACATTACCTTGCTTGACATTTAGGACATGGTTTTTGGGGATCATATCATGTAGTGTTCTTGCTTTCTTAAACCAGTTCTTTGGTTATCGTCAAAACCCACTATACATATCATCAGTTTCTGCTCAAATTCTTGTGCTTCCGATTGGGAGGTTAATGGCAGCAACTCTACCCACAAAACCAATTCGTGTTTTTAGATGGTCGTTTTCACTCAACCCTGGACCCTTCAACTTGAAGGAGCATGTTCTCATTACAATATTTGCAAATTCGGGTTCGAATTCGGTTTATGCAGTCTCCATAATCACTATAGTCAAAGCTTTCTATCGTCGTAGGCTCAACCCGATTGCAGCCATGTTGCTTACACAAACTACCCAG ATGCTTGGATATGGATGGGCTGGTCTTTTCCGAAAGTTTTTGGTTGATTCTCCATATATGTGGTGGCCTGCCAATCTCGTTCAAGTCTCCCTCTTCAG GGCATTGCACGATGAAGAAAAGAGGCCAAAAAGAGGCATGACAAGGCTACAATTCTTCCTAATAGTCCTCGTATCAAGCTTCGCATACTACATCATTCCCAATTATCTATTCCAATCCATAACTGCCATCTCATTCGTTTGTTGGATATGGAAAGACTCTGTCAAGGCTCAACAAATTGGTTCCGGTCTTCGTGGCCTTGGAGTTGGAGCCATTGGACTCGATTGGGCGACTGTGTCTGCTTTTCTTGGAAGTCCGTTAGCCACTCCCGGGTTTGCCATCATAAACATATTAGCCGGTTATATAATAGTTGTATACATAATGGTTCCCATTGCTTATTGGAATAATTGGTATGAAGCCAAGCGGTTCCCGATTTACTCTTCTCATGTGTTTGATGCACAAGGAGGAAAATATAACGTTTCAAGAGTTTTAAATTCCACAACCTTCTCATTTGACAAACAAGGATATAACGATTATAGCCAAATCCATCTTAGTATCTTTTTCACGTTTGCTTATGGTCTAAATTTTGCCACATTGGCTGCCACACTCTCTCATGTCGCACTCTTCCATGGAAG AACGATTTGGGAGCAAACAACAGCATCATTTAAAGACAAGTTTGGGGATGTTCATACTAGACTGATGAAGAAAAACTATGACCCGGTCCCACAATGGTGGTTCTACTCTCTTTTGGTATTGGTGATAGGACTTGCTTTGCTAACATGTGAGGGTTTTGGCAGACAGCTGCAACTCCCTTACTGGGGGGTTCTTCTAGGAATCGGTCTGGCTTTGCTCTTCACACTACCAATAGGAGTTATCACAGCTACAACCAATATG CAACCGGGATTAAATGTCATTACAGAGCTGATTATTGGTTATATCTACCCGGGGAAACCACTAGCCAATGTGGCCTTTAAAACCTATGGCTACATAAGCATGTCACAAGCCATCATGTTCCTCCAAGATTTTAAGCTTGGACATTATATGAAAATCCCACCAAAGTCCATGTTCATTGTCCAG TTGGTGGGGACAATAATCGCATCATCAGTCTACTTTGCAACCTCTTGGTGGCTATTGACAACAGTCGAATACATTTGTGACCCAAGTATGCTGCCCGAAGGAAGCCCATGGACCTGCCCGGGAGATGATGTGTTCTACAACGCCTCAATCATATGGGGCGTAGTGGGACCTCAACGTATGTTTGGAAATCTTGGGCTATACTCCAAAATGAACTACTTCTTTCTGTTAGGAATTCTCGCACCATTTCCAGTTTGGTTTCTTTCTCGAAAGTTTCCCAATAGAAAATGGATTAGACTCATAAACATGCCAATTCTTATATCGGGTCCAGGTGGCATGCCACCAACTAGAGCTGTAAACTACAACATGTGGTTTGCTGTGgggatttttttcaactttgtgGTGTACAAGAAGTTTAAAGGGTGGTGGGCTAGGCATAACTATATTTTATCAGCTGGGCTTGATGCAGGAGTGGCATTCATGGCTATTCTTTGCTATTTTGTGCTACAAATTAGAGATATAAATGGACCAAAATGGTGGGGTATGGAGATAGATGATCATTGTCCTCTTGCTGGCTGCCCAACTGCCCCTGGTATTAACGTTGAGGGATGCCCTCAAGTCCATTAA
- the LOC111886248 gene encoding oligopeptide transporter 5 isoform X2 yields MENLDSNMNIEEVNDSPIEQVRLTVPITDDPTLPCLTFRTWFLGIISCSVLAFLNQFFGYRQNPLYISSVSAQILVLPIGRLMAATLPTKPIRVFRWSFSLNPGPFNLKEHVLITIFANSGSNSVYAVSIITIVKAFYRRRLNPIAAMLLTQTTQMLGYGWAGLFRKFLVDSPYMWWPANLVQVSLFRALHDEEKRPKRGMTRLQFFLIVLVSSFAYYIIPNYLFQSITAISFVCWIWKDSVKAQQIGSGLRGLGVGAIGLDWATVSAFLGSPLATPGFAIINILAGYIIVVYIMVPIAYWNNWYEAKRFPIYSSHVFDAQGGKYNVSRVLNSTTFSFDKQGYNDYSQIHLSIFFTFAYGLNFATLAATLSHVALFHGRTIWEQTTASFKDKFGDVHTRLMKKNYDPVPQWWFYSLLVLVIGLALLTCEGFGRQLQLPYWGVLLGIGLALLFTLPIGVITATTNMQPGLNVITELIIGYIYPGKPLANVAFKTYGYISMSQAIMFLQDFKLGHYMKIPPKSMFIVQLVGTIIASSVYFATSWWLLTTVEYICDPSMLPEGSPWTCPGDDVFYNASIIWGVVGPQRMFGNLGLYSKMNYFFLLGILAPFPVWFLSRKFPNRKWIRLINMPILISGPGGMPPTRAVNYNMWFAVGIFFNFVVYKKFKGWWARHNYILSAGLDAGVAFMAILCYFVLQIRDINGPKWWGMEIDDHCPLAGCPTAPGINVEGCPQVH; encoded by the exons ATGGAGAATCTTGATAGCAATATGAATATTG AAGAGGTGAATGATTCTCCAATTGAGCAAGTGAGACTAACAGTTCCAATCACAGATGATCCAACATTACCTTGCTTGACATTTAGGACATGGTTTTTGGGGATCATATCATGTAGTGTTCTTGCTTTCTTAAACCAGTTCTTTGGTTATCGTCAAAACCCACTATACATATCATCAGTTTCTGCTCAAATTCTTGTGCTTCCGATTGGGAGGTTAATGGCAGCAACTCTACCCACAAAACCAATTCGTGTTTTTAGATGGTCGTTTTCACTCAACCCTGGACCCTTCAACTTGAAGGAGCATGTTCTCATTACAATATTTGCAAATTCGGGTTCGAATTCGGTTTATGCAGTCTCCATAATCACTATAGTCAAAGCTTTCTATCGTCGTAGGCTCAACCCGATTGCAGCCATGTTGCTTACACAAACTACCCAG ATGCTTGGATATGGATGGGCTGGTCTTTTCCGAAAGTTTTTGGTTGATTCTCCATATATGTGGTGGCCTGCCAATCTCGTTCAAGTCTCCCTCTTCAG GGCATTGCACGATGAAGAAAAGAGGCCAAAAAGAGGCATGACAAGGCTACAATTCTTCCTAATAGTCCTCGTATCAAGCTTCGCATACTACATCATTCCCAATTATCTATTCCAATCCATAACTGCCATCTCATTCGTTTGTTGGATATGGAAAGACTCTGTCAAGGCTCAACAAATTGGTTCCGGTCTTCGTGGCCTTGGAGTTGGAGCCATTGGACTCGATTGGGCGACTGTGTCTGCTTTTCTTGGAAGTCCGTTAGCCACTCCCGGGTTTGCCATCATAAACATATTAGCCGGTTATATAATAGTTGTATACATAATGGTTCCCATTGCTTATTGGAATAATTGGTATGAAGCCAAGCGGTTCCCGATTTACTCTTCTCATGTGTTTGATGCACAAGGAGGAAAATATAACGTTTCAAGAGTTTTAAATTCCACAACCTTCTCATTTGACAAACAAGGATATAACGATTATAGCCAAATCCATCTTAGTATCTTTTTCACGTTTGCTTATGGTCTAAATTTTGCCACATTGGCTGCCACACTCTCTCATGTCGCACTCTTCCATGGAAG AACGATTTGGGAGCAAACAACAGCATCATTTAAAGACAAGTTTGGGGATGTTCATACTAGACTGATGAAGAAAAACTATGACCCGGTCCCACAATGGTGGTTCTACTCTCTTTTGGTATTGGTGATAGGACTTGCTTTGCTAACATGTGAGGGTTTTGGCAGACAGCTGCAACTCCCTTACTGGGGGGTTCTTCTAGGAATCGGTCTGGCTTTGCTCTTCACACTACCAATAGGAGTTATCACAGCTACAACCAATATG CAACCGGGATTAAATGTCATTACAGAGCTGATTATTGGTTATATCTACCCGGGGAAACCACTAGCCAATGTGGCCTTTAAAACCTATGGCTACATAAGCATGTCACAAGCCATCATGTTCCTCCAAGATTTTAAGCTTGGACATTATATGAAAATCCCACCAAAGTCCATGTTCATTGTCCAG TTGGTGGGGACAATAATCGCATCATCAGTCTACTTTGCAACCTCTTGGTGGCTATTGACAACAGTCGAATACATTTGTGACCCAAGTATGCTGCCCGAAGGAAGCCCATGGACCTGCCCGGGAGATGATGTGTTCTACAACGCCTCAATCATATGGGGCGTAGTGGGACCTCAACGTATGTTTGGAAATCTTGGGCTATACTCCAAAATGAACTACTTCTTTCTGTTAGGAATTCTCGCACCATTTCCAGTTTGGTTTCTTTCTCGAAAGTTTCCCAATAGAAAATGGATTAGACTCATAAACATGCCAATTCTTATATCGGGTCCAGGTGGCATGCCACCAACTAGAGCTGTAAACTACAACATGTGGTTTGCTGTGgggatttttttcaactttgtgGTGTACAAGAAGTTTAAAGGGTGGTGGGCTAGGCATAACTATATTTTATCAGCTGGGCTTGATGCAGGAGTGGCATTCATGGCTATTCTTTGCTATTTTGTGCTACAAATTAGAGATATAAATGGACCAAAATGGTGGGGTATGGAGATAGATGATCATTGTCCTCTTGCTGGCTGCCCAACTGCCCCTGGTATTAACGTTGAGGGATGCCCTCAAGTCCATTAA